The Juglans regia cultivar Chandler chromosome 16, Walnut 2.0, whole genome shotgun sequence nucleotide sequence TTTcctatcattaattaattgcaaATTCTACCCAATTTCTTGCTGATCTACATCATGTCGTACATACTTCATTACCAGAGACTCGAGATTCATATATATACGCGTTTCCTGAGAAACAAACATGATCCAACCTCTCCTCCTTGAATGCAATAGATGCAAGTTCCCCTCAGCTTGTTTATGCAATTAGAAGTAGAATATACAGCTAGCTAGGAGAGTAGTTTTCATTCAATTAGCgggtttgaatgttgaagtgagttgagttgagatgataaaatattattatttattattattattattttaaaatttaaaaaagttgaattacttattatattttatgttgaaatttaaaaaaattgtaatgatgagttgagataaattcaacttccaaacgaagcctaaagaCCCAAAACGTGATCATGTGCGCGTGTGACTTTACACTCATTTGACAAATTGACTTGTTGAATGGCTTGGCTTCTTTTTCACGTGGGGAAGAAATTTGCCTTGAACGCGTTAAATGCATGCCTGATTTTTCTACCAAATAGACAACTATTTCATGCTTGGTCTCTCCCCTTTATAGACATCTATAAAGGGGTACTGTTGCATCACTTACTAAAATCCATAGACAATTCAAAAATGTTTATTTGCTCCCaatttttgttacaaaaattacccgtttctactatttacaaaatatcttattactattcatagatttctcatctcatctgttaATAGTAATAGAATTGCTATGAGTTACAATTGCTATGACAAACGAGTTCTTATtcttatcttttaatttctaCCTCATAGCAATTTTGAAATCTCTATTTGTCACAACACTGACAAGTGGTAAAGTTGACGATTTTGTAGATTTAAGACTTTGAGAATTATCATGACttgttaaaacattttaatcaaTCAACGATCTGTGCTGAATAACAGAGTGAATTATAGcaaaattatttctataaattaaaaaaaaaaaatcaaaattttttgtcaGAGAATTCTTTGTCTTTGCTCTATCTCAATCAAGGCTAGCCGCTGGATGATGAACTCCAAAATTTCAGGTCCAGGATGTTCGTCCATTGGTGGAGAAACTCTAGAACTGGGGCCTTTCTTTCCTCAGAAAGCAGCTGGCACCAAACCATTGTTAAATCTAAACCCCTATTCATGGAACAAAGGTTGgattatttttacaacttttatttatatgacttgtttttcttctttataagtttaattgcactgtcattaaataaaataaataaataattaaatggcCATATGATTTACTtctgatatatatttatggttAGCAGTTGCCAATTTATTATTTGTGGAATCTCCCTTTGGAGTCGGCTTTTCCTACACCAATACCAGTACTGATTTTGCTGAACTTGGTGACACAAGAACGGGTAACTATATATCCTCAACTTCAATGTAGATATTTGTAATCATCTGTGCAACCtataatctatttaaaaaaaatgaataaaatatagtatccacataaaaaaaattaattttttaatagtagactcagttttttttcaaagcgattacgcggcgtttacgcactttatgattatatataaaattattctctaattaaattattatatatatatatattttatttattacccATAATTTAATTGGCCCTGTTTTCGTGACATGATAATTAGCTAAGGATTCATACACGTTTCTAGTCAACTGGTTTCGACGATTTCCACAATTCAAATCACATGAGTTTTACATTGCTGGAGAAAGCTATgcaggtacgtacgtacaattTACAAATACTAATCACTTACACTACTCTTTgcccaatttatttattatttctctatcttttttagAATACATGCTCCTTTTCCCCACTTATTCATGGTTgtgataaagaaaaatgtttatttaggacgagttatttattataaaaatgattatttaaggtgataataaattcatttaattgaaaatatataatcattttcatcgtaaataacCGACCATTTTTTATAATCTATGTCGCATTTGTCTAATTGATCGGTTCTGCAATTTTTCAGGGCATTATGTTCCACAACTTTCCGAGGCCATTCTCGATAATAATAAGAATGCAtccaaaaatacttttataaaccTCAAAGGGTTCATGgtgatttttttctttgccaAATTTCTATTACTCTTTGACGATTATTATTGTTGTGgttgtttgttaatttggtTTCAATGTCACATATATTTGTTCATACCAACTTATCAACGTGTTTCATGACTTGACACCACTAGCTTAAAAGTCTAGACATacactaccaaaaaaaaaaaaaaaaactttattcgTAATAAGGTATTTGTGACGAAAACAACCACTTGCTATGAATGGAATCATTCTAGTGTCAAATACttgacaataaaaaaatgtttttcttatagataaattttatttacagtcccTAAATAGAGATTACATATACAAAcctttcattaaatagaaataaaaaatatcattttgataagaatattattttaatttaaaaaaaatttaaagataaaattgactaaattttcatataaatagagATTGTATGtaacatattcttttttataacgtcttgacttttatttattttaatataaataagcattaatctaaataataaatattattaaaatattgtacaaaagtattagttatatatacttttaaagTGGGAGCCACATTTATATTACAAAATCGGCCTATAAATTAAGTTTTCATCTGATCTCTTCCATTCTTTCACTATTCATAACAAACTTCTCGACATTTTACATCCAAAAATCCCATATATTTATGTTGTTTGTTTCTAttcattttgtaatttaaattcaatctcttgGGTTCTCAAGAGATATTAATTTCCTAAATGCAATGGATTGTTTGGGCTGATATGCAATCGATAATTGAggctacattatatatatatatatatttatatatatatatatatatatgaataaatgcAGATTGGGAACGCAGCATTGGACTCTGAAGCAGATAATGAGGGAATCGTTGATTATGCATGGAGTCATGCGGTGATATCGGATCGATTGTACCACGATATAAAAAGCAAATGCAATCTCAAAATTCAATCGGACAGCTGCGATTCGGCCTTCTCTGAGTTATATGCTGCCTATGACGGCATTGACATTTACAGCATCTACACTCCTATATGCGTCAATGGAAATACCACCAAGAGCTCGTATGAACCTTTCCCCAGAACTGCTCTCCATTATATTTCCGGAATTGTGAGTTAATCTCTTCATCATTTTCTGCATCCattgtatataatattcatCATGACAAATAATTGGCAATAGATAT carries:
- the LOC108998140 gene encoding serine carboxypeptidase-like 34 isoform X2; its protein translation is MALSSCSQYFLSLLPLLLTFMSFAAKGNLSSSGSEYEILAQQQADEVVRLPGQIPVKFKQYAGYITVNETHGRALFYWFFEAIDNPHEKPLLLWLNGGPGCSSIGGETLELGPFFPQKAAGTKPLLNLNPYSWNKVANLLFVESPFGVGFSYTNTSTDFAELGDTRTAKDSYTFLVNWFRRFPQFKSHEFYIAGESYAGHYVPQLSEAILDNNKNASKNTFINLKGFMIGNAALDSEADNEGIVDYAWSHAVISDRLYHDIKSKCNLKIQSDSCDSAFSELYAAYDGIDIYSIYTPICVNGNTTKSSYEPFPRTALHYISGIDGWHRKLLSYDPCSSTYIETYLNRADVQEALHANVTGIPYPWTRCSKEIRHSWNDSAESVLPTIKKLIARGLRIWIYRWHSSSNLNKVCFEKAWIKGY